In a single window of the Flavobacterium sp. W4I14 genome:
- a CDS encoding SP family xylose:H+ symportor-like MFS transporter (product_source=KO:K08138; cath_funfam=1.20.1250.20; cog=COG0477; ko=KO:K08138; pfam=PF00083; superfamily=103473; tigrfam=TIGR00879; transmembrane_helix_parts=Inside_1_11,TMhelix_12_34,Outside_35_48,TMhelix_49_71,Inside_72_82,TMhelix_83_101,Outside_102_105,TMhelix_106_128,Inside_129_140,TMhelix_141_160,Outside_161_169,TMhelix_170_192,Inside_193_250,TMhelix_251_273,Outside_274_287,TMhelix_288_310,Inside_311_316,TMhelix_317_336,Outside_337_345,TMhelix_346_368,Inside_369_380,TMhelix_381_403,Outside_404_407,TMhelix_408_427,Inside_428_449), with translation MDNQTVSYNNTYILGISFISALGGYLFGFDFAVISGALPFLRTEFALNAYWEGFLTGSLALGCILGCVMAGNIADNKGRKPGLMLAALIFAVSSVGMALSHNLTVFILMRFAAGVGVGMASMLSPMYIAEVSPPEKRGRNVAINQLTVVIGILVTNLINYKLADYGVNAWRWMFGLGTVPAALFLLGVLWLPESPRWLIKAGRIDQAKKVLNKIGNSYFVEQTFAKITTSMDGGGEKQTYRAVFAKAIRPAVVIGITLAVFQQLCGINVVFNYTSTIFEAVGANLDRQLFETVAIGIVNLVFTIVAMWQVDKLGRRPLMLIGSLGLSILYIILAFLLQSNAQANLVSVFVLLAIATYATSLAPVTWVLISEIFPNSIRGKASSVAIVALWSAYFVLVFTFPILAKWLGAFGPFYLYAVICLAGFFFVKSKVKETKGQTLEELETTLIGH, from the coding sequence ATGGACAATCAAACTGTTTCTTACAATAACACTTACATTTTAGGCATATCCTTTATATCGGCCCTTGGAGGGTATCTTTTCGGTTTCGATTTTGCTGTAATATCAGGTGCCTTACCTTTTTTGCGCACCGAATTTGCGCTTAATGCTTATTGGGAGGGTTTTCTTACCGGTTCTTTGGCGTTAGGCTGTATTTTAGGCTGTGTAATGGCTGGAAATATTGCCGATAATAAAGGCCGCAAGCCAGGTTTGATGCTGGCTGCATTAATATTTGCCGTATCCTCAGTCGGGATGGCCCTCTCTCATAACCTCACTGTTTTTATCCTCATGCGTTTCGCTGCCGGTGTCGGCGTAGGTATGGCCTCTATGTTAAGTCCAATGTATATTGCAGAGGTTTCCCCTCCTGAAAAGCGTGGTAGGAATGTAGCAATTAACCAGCTTACAGTAGTAATCGGGATTTTAGTTACTAATTTGATCAATTATAAACTGGCCGATTATGGCGTTAATGCCTGGCGGTGGATGTTCGGCTTAGGGACCGTTCCTGCTGCACTGTTTTTATTGGGTGTTTTATGGTTACCTGAAAGTCCGCGTTGGCTAATCAAAGCCGGAAGGATAGATCAGGCCAAAAAAGTGCTGAATAAAATTGGTAATTCTTATTTTGTAGAACAGACTTTTGCCAAAATCACCACTTCAATGGACGGTGGGGGAGAAAAACAGACTTACCGCGCTGTTTTCGCAAAGGCTATCCGCCCAGCAGTAGTAATAGGTATCACTTTAGCCGTTTTTCAGCAATTATGTGGTATCAATGTGGTGTTTAATTATACCTCTACCATATTCGAAGCTGTAGGTGCAAATTTAGATAGACAGCTTTTCGAAACCGTTGCTATCGGCATCGTGAACCTCGTGTTTACAATCGTTGCGATGTGGCAGGTAGATAAACTGGGGCGTAGGCCGTTGATGCTTATCGGTTCTTTAGGGCTTTCTATATTGTATATCATCCTGGCTTTCCTTTTGCAGAGCAACGCACAGGCTAACCTGGTTTCGGTTTTCGTACTCTTGGCTATTGCCACTTATGCTACCTCGTTGGCCCCGGTTACATGGGTGCTGATCTCAGAGATATTTCCAAACAGTATCAGGGGTAAAGCTTCGTCGGTAGCAATTGTTGCTTTATGGAGTGCCTATTTTGTGCTGGTTTTTACCTTCCCGATTCTAGCCAAATGGCTCGGTGCTTTTGGTCCGTTTTACCTCTATGCGGTAATCTGTCTGGCTGGTTTCTTCTTCGTGAAAAGTAAAGTGAAAGAAACAAAGGGACAAACGTTAGAAGAACTCGAAACCACCTTAATCGGGCATTGA